A single genomic interval of Methanobacterium alcaliphilum harbors:
- a CDS encoding methyl-coenzyme M reductase family protein, which produces MYIITVYTGGSYKFDEFREFIEDLGGLILKKDCFQLIRGLYFLSEEIHVLTIIPYKDKEATIKKTKEIKGILEFPDFNEENRIKILSCLPLIDILSKNGSWMSKSEIKNTIKCPCETPICSEDEICCTEYMAEVLDGMVQMGMIEICEIQGNLKYKIIKTEN; this is translated from the coding sequence ATGTACATAATAACTGTTTATACAGGAGGATCCTATAAATTTGATGAATTCAGAGAGTTTATTGAAGATTTAGGTGGTTTGATCCTGAAAAAAGATTGTTTCCAGTTAATTAGAGGGTTATATTTTCTTTCAGAGGAAATTCACGTACTCACCATCATTCCGTATAAAGATAAAGAAGCTACCATCAAAAAAACCAAAGAAATTAAAGGTATTTTGGAATTTCCTGATTTTAATGAAGAAAATAGAATTAAAATATTATCTTGTTTACCTCTTATTGATATTTTAAGCAAAAACGGATCATGGATGAGCAAATCTGAGATTAAAAATACTATTAAATGTCCCTGTGAGACACCGATCTGTAGTGAAGATGAAATCTGTTGCACTGAATACATGGCAGAAGTTTTAGATGGTATGGTTCAAATGGGAATGATTGAGATATGTGAAATCCAGGGCAATCTTAAATATAAAATAATAAAAACAGAAAATTAA
- a CDS encoding RAD55 family ATPase, producing MDYLLGVAGLPWEIPPGSNILLSGDLFSGKEFLSRDFIIEGLKNDEACILISTNETAEKIVENLGKVNLDNLCIVDCVSSKFGSTIEQPFSEQIRYVESPMDLTMIMVALNDFLNVLSNERKIKKIRIVLDSVSTLLMYSNLRTVFKFLHILTTRIRSTGGSNIMLMEERAHDDIEIRTVRQLAQGIINMETNTIQIKGFKTAQAQYELNENKIIIK from the coding sequence ATGGATTATTTACTGGGTGTAGCAGGGTTACCATGGGAAATTCCTCCAGGTAGCAATATACTTTTATCAGGGGACCTTTTCTCTGGAAAAGAATTTTTATCACGTGACTTCATCATAGAAGGTTTGAAAAATGATGAAGCTTGTATCTTAATTTCTACAAATGAAACTGCCGAGAAAATAGTAGAAAATCTGGGTAAAGTAAATCTAGATAATTTATGTATTGTGGATTGCGTATCTAGTAAATTTGGTTCTACTATTGAACAACCATTTTCTGAGCAGATACGCTATGTTGAAAGCCCTATGGATTTAACGATGATTATGGTTGCACTTAATGATTTTCTTAATGTTTTATCCAATGAACGGAAAATAAAAAAAATCAGAATAGTCCTAGACTCTGTTTCCACACTTTTGATGTATTCCAATTTAAGAACTGTTTTTAAATTTTTACATATTTTAACAACCCGTATTCGTTCAACAGGGGGAAGCAATATCATGTTAATGGAAGAGCGTGCGCATGACGACATTGAAATTCGAACTGTAAGACAACTAGCACAGGGAATCATTAATATGGAAACAAATACGATTCAGATAAAAGGTTTTAAAACCGCTCAAGCACAATATGAACTTAATGAGAATAAAATTATTATAAAATAA
- a CDS encoding CopG family ribbon-helix-helix protein — protein sequence MTVISISLNEKLLSEIDDLNKELGFSGRSDVIRAACRTLIDENKQKKEISGHINAVLFIIHSQKVEDKVTEIKHDFEDIVNTQIHSHLKENNCLELFILEGDSSRIYEITRNFRNCGKMDYSKLVVF from the coding sequence ATGACAGTTATAAGTATTTCACTTAATGAAAAACTTTTATCTGAAATCGATGATTTAAACAAAGAACTGGGTTTTTCTGGAAGATCTGATGTCATTAGAGCTGCTTGTAGAACACTTATAGATGAAAATAAACAAAAAAAAGAAATTTCGGGGCATATAAATGCAGTTCTTTTTATCATACATAGCCAAAAGGTTGAAGATAAAGTAACTGAAATAAAACACGACTTCGAAGATATAGTGAATACTCAAATACATAGTCATTTAAAAGAGAACAACTGTTTAGAACTATTCATTTTAGAAGGAGATTCGAGTAGAATATATGAGATTACCCGGAACTTTAGAAACTGTGGTAAAATGGACTATTCTAAATTGGTAGTATTTTAA
- a CDS encoding roadblock/LC7 domain-containing protein produces MTKTKKEKLDDVLSAFMQVGQIKASGIVSKEGLLINSRTPPDVDARIFSALCSTIMGAAEAASGQMNTGSVGEISVRTEKGTIILKPAGDKAIFTALTEPEAQLGLILFEMESRASQVDAILKEM; encoded by the coding sequence ATGACCAAAACAAAAAAAGAAAAACTGGATGATGTACTTTCTGCATTCATGCAAGTGGGACAGATTAAAGCAAGTGGCATTGTATCCAAAGAAGGTCTACTTATTAATTCACGTACACCTCCCGATGTGGATGCTAGAATTTTTTCAGCTCTTTGTTCAACTATAATGGGAGCAGCTGAAGCGGCTTCTGGACAAATGAATACAGGATCAGTAGGAGAAATTTCTGTTAGGACTGAAAAGGGAACCATAATTTTAAAACCCGCCGGAGATAAAGCAATTTTTACAGCATTAACTGAACCAGAAGCTCAATTAGGTCTTATTCTATTTGAAATGGAAAGTAGAGCAAGCCAAGTCGATGCTATCCTCAAGGAGATGTAA
- a CDS encoding DUF166 domain-containing protein has translation MNIIILSSGEYGSRIVNTIASKGFAKDIVGLYEFSEDLPEFLDDVEDHIPNNIPEADLLISVGLFGDINMVIPTIAEISGVQSVIVPIHNPQQIPSGLKNEIENSIESARIIFPKPFCSLTFQDDLYIDEFVEVFGKPELEIQANTQIKQVKVIRGAPCGSTWYLAEHLVGIPSIEAEFEAGNKFHNYPCLASMNVDPLLGDTIMHLAGYKTKEAVKRALGYSLKSAAVDNEICLGGEDCDYLCLKACPNVKAGDNTIFIKEDKKAEIDPASCGICEICIKECPYGAIEVFEEKIILKSKK, from the coding sequence ATGAATATAATTATTTTAAGTTCAGGAGAATATGGGTCTCGAATTGTAAATACAATAGCATCTAAGGGATTTGCTAAGGATATTGTGGGGTTATATGAATTTTCAGAAGATCTTCCTGAATTTTTGGATGATGTGGAAGACCATATCCCTAATAATATACCTGAAGCTGATTTATTAATATCAGTAGGTCTTTTTGGTGATATAAACATGGTAATTCCAACTATTGCGGAGATTTCTGGTGTCCAATCTGTCATTGTTCCTATTCACAACCCTCAACAAATTCCCTCTGGACTAAAAAATGAAATTGAAAATTCAATAGAGTCTGCTAGAATAATATTCCCCAAACCATTTTGTTCATTAACTTTTCAGGATGATTTATATATTGATGAGTTTGTAGAAGTTTTTGGAAAGCCAGAACTGGAAATTCAGGCAAATACTCAAATAAAACAGGTTAAAGTTATTAGGGGTGCGCCATGCGGATCTACATGGTATTTAGCAGAACATTTAGTCGGTATTCCATCAATTGAAGCTGAATTTGAGGCAGGAAATAAATTCCATAATTATCCCTGTTTGGCTTCAATGAATGTTGATCCTTTATTGGGAGATACAATAATGCATTTAGCTGGCTATAAAACAAAAGAAGCTGTTAAAAGAGCTTTAGGATACTCCTTAAAATCTGCTGCCGTGGATAATGAAATTTGTTTGGGGGGAGAAGATTGCGACTATCTTTGTTTGAAAGCATGCCCTAATGTTAAAGCAGGGGATAATACCATATTTATTAAAGAAGATAAAAAAGCTGAAATTGATCCTGCGTCGTGTGGAATTTGTGAAATTTGCATAAAAGAATGCCCTTATGGTGCTATTGAAGTTTTTGAAGAAAAAATCATTCTTAAATCTAAAAAATAG
- a CDS encoding tetratricopeptide repeat protein — translation MILQTLGVFDAFKKKNEESLEYYIQRLEEIQNEEFDLLINISSIFLDEEKFEDSIKYLEKALRMAIDLNNNELEAFVLDSIGDVYLNSREIIKALEYYHESLRIYRSTKSPLKDEVKEKIKEVEKIKEALDISEINKMKGIAVPEVEEDYQMDIATIIPKLDLIVNMIDGVSMYESYSQDTNALVQLKEAFKISREIGDEPGEATLLLLMGNQSLKQEKLNEAFKYFKDAKEFFRRLNDEKGLAITMILLGTLNFIQGDIEGVSNNFRSAVEKFQKLDNKKAESLSIDILNTLYNE, via the coding sequence ATGATTCTTCAAACTTTAGGCGTATTTGATGCTTTCAAGAAAAAAAACGAAGAGTCATTAGAGTATTATATTCAAAGGCTTGAAGAAATCCAAAACGAAGAGTTTGATTTACTTATAAATATTAGTTCTATTTTTTTAGATGAAGAAAAATTTGAAGATTCTATTAAATATTTAGAAAAAGCTTTAAGAATGGCTATTGATTTAAATAATAACGAATTAGAAGCCTTTGTTTTAGATTCAATTGGTGATGTTTATTTAAATTCACGAGAAATTATTAAAGCATTAGAATATTACCATGAATCTTTACGTATTTATCGCTCCACTAAGTCTCCGTTGAAAGATGAAGTAAAGGAGAAAATAAAAGAAGTAGAAAAAATTAAAGAAGCCCTTGATATATCTGAAATTAATAAAATGAAAGGTATTGCGGTTCCTGAAGTTGAAGAAGATTATCAAATGGATATTGCAACTATTATTCCTAAATTAGATTTAATTGTTAATATGATTGATGGTGTATCTATGTATGAATCATATTCTCAAGACACTAATGCTTTAGTTCAATTAAAAGAAGCCTTTAAAATATCCCGTGAAATCGGTGATGAACCGGGGGAAGCAACATTGCTTTTATTAATGGGCAACCAATCATTAAAACAGGAAAAGCTGAATGAGGCTTTTAAATATTTTAAAGATGCCAAGGAATTTTTCCGTCGTTTGAATGATGAAAAAGGTTTGGCTATAACGATGATTCTTTTAGGAACTCTAAACTTTATTCAAGGGGATATTGAAGGAGTTTCTAACAATTTTAGAAGTGCAGTTGAAAAATTCCAAAAATTAGATAATAAAAAAGCAGAATCATTATCTATTGATATTTTAAACACATTATACAATGAATAA
- a CDS encoding RAD55 family ATPase encodes MILRIPSGITGFDALTASDSIGGIPENTVTLVYGPPKAGKSIFCYQFMYNGLLQGEPCLYITTDYGIKQFQQNTSDFGWDLENYFEEESLYLIDAISSVSGSKIMETSTYLSSSVHNPTDIMVKLGVGTRFISQKAPRFRSVLDSLTTLMAFNQEMLIVRVLTAYIMRIKEAGGTAVVTYTEGSADSKVETMLKAIVDNIIRLDGDEISIEAMVGTGKKKANYSITDQGIVVKDSK; translated from the coding sequence ATGATACTTCGTATACCCTCAGGAATAACTGGTTTTGATGCATTAACTGCCAGCGATAGTATTGGGGGCATTCCAGAAAACACAGTTACTTTGGTTTATGGACCCCCAAAAGCAGGAAAATCAATTTTCTGTTATCAATTTATGTATAATGGATTATTGCAGGGTGAACCTTGTTTGTATATTACAACTGACTATGGAATTAAACAATTCCAACAAAATACCAGCGATTTTGGATGGGATTTAGAAAATTACTTCGAAGAAGAAAGTTTATATTTAATTGATGCTATTTCCAGTGTCTCAGGAAGTAAGATAATGGAAACCAGTACCTATCTCTCGTCTTCAGTTCACAATCCCACAGATATTATGGTTAAATTAGGTGTGGGGACCAGATTCATTTCTCAAAAAGCACCGCGATTCCGTTCTGTTTTGGATTCTCTTACCACTTTAATGGCATTCAATCAGGAAATGTTAATTGTTAGAGTATTAACCGCCTATATAATGCGAATTAAAGAAGCAGGGGGAACGGCAGTAGTTACTTATACTGAAGGTTCTGCAGATTCCAAAGTTGAAACTATGTTAAAAGCCATTGTGGACAATATAATAAGATTAGATGGTGATGAAATAAGTATTGAAGCAATGGTTGGAACTGGAAAGAAAAAAGCAAATTATTCAATAACTGACCAGGGAATCGTAGTTAAAGATAGTAAATAA
- a CDS encoding RAD55 family ATPase, whose protein sequence is MSENFESGIPGFDAMLAEKGLDGIPKGTVSLIYGPPKVGKSIFCYQFMYNGLLKEEPCLYITADYGWKQLEQRAMDFNWFLKTHLDNQNIYVIDLLSRLSGMKLEDSTNHKFSSIQNPTDMMVKVGTGTRTVFQKSTKFRSVFDSLTTQFAFNPPNLVLRVVKSYIDRIREANGMALITQTYGSVDDKIDEYLIKIVDNLIIMDGNQISFESSEIDTIETNYNINNSGIVIK, encoded by the coding sequence ATGAGCGAAAATTTTGAATCAGGAATTCCTGGTTTTGATGCAATGCTTGCTGAAAAAGGCCTTGATGGTATTCCTAAAGGCACAGTTAGTCTAATTTATGGTCCTCCTAAAGTGGGTAAGTCCATTTTTTGTTACCAATTTATGTATAATGGATTATTAAAAGAAGAACCTTGCCTATATATAACAGCAGACTATGGTTGGAAACAATTAGAACAAAGAGCCATGGATTTTAATTGGTTTCTAAAAACACATTTAGATAATCAAAATATTTATGTAATAGACCTTCTATCCCGACTGTCCGGTATGAAACTTGAAGATTCAACCAATCATAAATTTTCATCAATTCAAAACCCCACAGACATGATGGTGAAAGTAGGTACCGGTACCAGAACAGTTTTTCAAAAATCAACTAAATTTAGATCTGTCTTTGACTCTCTTACGACCCAATTTGCATTTAATCCTCCAAATTTAGTTTTAAGGGTTGTTAAATCATATATAGATAGAATTAGAGAAGCTAATGGTATGGCATTGATTACACAAACATATGGATCAGTTGATGATAAAATTGATGAATATCTGATAAAAATTGTGGATAATCTAATTATAATGGATGGCAATCAAATTTCATTTGAATCAAGCGAAATAGATACCATAGAAACAAATTATAATATAAACAATTCAGGTATTGTTATTAAATAA
- a CDS encoding ATPase domain-containing protein: MRKTYIPKLDDLLGGGILDGVSIMFCAYPGVDCEAFGYQMLNGRVEEGDPAFIFTNVAEPETIQYEFNSYGWDLESFLKNEKVFFVDGSSSFIGAPSTSKYHINDYSKVEDTILKAIEEVPNGIAVINNLSVIIDYLDNGNTLNIIQKWNEKAKENETTLVYIFTEWDYSKELVNKIKESMDCVVDLKTIEERVIIGQGFMVANSSWTEPISTMVLFFVVQPGGVKVYVPKILVTGPYNSGKSSFVKSISTKSVSVDRKAMSAFPTTIAMDIGHVDYKGFLADVFGTPGQERFDLILDVLSKEAVGSFIIVDSTAPQTFARAKEMIRKTRAEAIPKVIIANKQDLPDALSPDEIREKMKLNKDIPIIPTIITEKKGITEALDALLELLYGD, from the coding sequence ATGCGGAAAACCTACATTCCTAAGCTTGATGATCTTTTGGGTGGAGGTATTTTAGATGGTGTTTCCATCATGTTTTGTGCTTATCCCGGAGTCGATTGTGAAGCATTTGGTTATCAAATGCTTAATGGAAGAGTTGAAGAAGGAGATCCTGCTTTTATTTTCACTAATGTCGCCGAACCCGAAACTATACAATACGAATTTAATTCTTATGGATGGGATTTAGAGTCATTTCTGAAAAATGAAAAAGTTTTTTTTGTAGATGGTAGTTCCAGTTTTATAGGAGCCCCTTCAACAAGCAAATACCATATAAATGATTACTCAAAAGTAGAAGATACTATTTTAAAAGCAATTGAAGAAGTTCCTAATGGCATTGCCGTAATCAACAATCTTTCTGTCATAATTGATTATCTTGATAATGGTAACACATTAAATATAATTCAAAAATGGAATGAAAAAGCCAAAGAAAACGAAACGACTTTAGTTTACATATTTACTGAATGGGACTATTCAAAAGAATTAGTGAATAAAATTAAAGAATCTATGGACTGTGTTGTTGATTTAAAAACCATTGAAGAAAGAGTAATTATTGGGCAGGGATTTATGGTTGCTAATTCTTCATGGACTGAACCTATAAGTACCATGGTACTATTTTTTGTAGTACAGCCCGGTGGAGTTAAAGTTTATGTTCCTAAAATCCTGGTTACGGGACCTTATAATTCTGGGAAATCAAGTTTTGTGAAATCTATATCAACAAAATCAGTTTCTGTTGATAGAAAAGCAATGTCTGCTTTTCCAACTACTATTGCCATGGATATAGGTCATGTTGATTATAAAGGTTTTTTAGCCGATGTTTTTGGAACACCAGGGCAGGAAAGATTTGATTTAATATTAGATGTATTATCTAAAGAAGCAGTTGGATCATTTATTATAGTAGATTCCACGGCACCACAGACTTTTGCTCGTGCTAAAGAAATGATTCGAAAAACAAGAGCTGAAGCCATACCTAAAGTAATCATTGCTAATAAGCAAGATTTACCAGATGCTCTTTCTCCCGATGAAATAAGAGAAAAAATGAAATTAAACAAAGATATACCAATTATCCCCACTATTATAACTGAAAAAAAAGGCATAACCGAAGCCTTAGATGCTTTACTAGAACTACTTTATGGTGATTGA
- a CDS encoding helix-turn-helix domain-containing protein: MPSEKVYVNQPLTSRKIMALLDQNPDLKEINCPTSIYQRISPKYLEALEELGIEVKSIERKGRPRKYSQNDRMIVTKLLKEGKSPLQVSGQMNIPLKTVYYLKKDLNLKKGRKFKYNEKTRLNIKKMAKQGVSPKEISSRLQIPLRTVYYILKR; the protein is encoded by the coding sequence ATGCCATCAGAAAAGGTTTATGTCAATCAACCATTGACTTCTAGAAAGATCATGGCTCTGCTTGATCAAAACCCTGACTTAAAAGAAATTAATTGTCCTACAAGTATTTATCAAAGAATCTCTCCAAAATATTTAGAAGCTCTGGAAGAGTTGGGAATTGAAGTAAAATCTATTGAAAGGAAAGGTAGGCCCAGAAAATATTCTCAAAATGATAGGATGATAGTCACAAAACTTTTGAAAGAAGGTAAAAGCCCTTTACAAGTATCTGGCCAAATGAATATTCCTTTAAAAACTGTTTATTATCTTAAAAAAGATTTAAATCTTAAAAAAGGTAGAAAATTCAAATACAATGAAAAAACACGTCTTAATATTAAAAAAATGGCCAAACAAGGTGTCAGTCCAAAGGAAATATCATCAAGATTACAGATACCTTTAAGGACAGTATATTATATTTTAAAGCGGTGA
- a CDS encoding MraY family glycosyltransferase has translation MAFIISLDYQTILIISGICGLVSFLSTYLVMPRLINKLKNADVVGKDIHKISRPIVAEMGGIGILFGFTIGMFLGIYAFPHIQYELIITLLVILLVGIVGMVDDLIMLSSKEKLILLFLAGLPLIWVAPPQVGILYLIMMPISVSIASNLTNMLAGLNGIESGLGSIAMISLTISCIIMGKYNVSIITIAMLGALLAFLMYNRHPSRVFPGDVGTLIIGACIAAVAFIGRVKLIALIILLPNIIDGILKFYSAGVVERQNHTPTKVREDGRLLVPDEGFKSLIRWILRKPMKERSVVIIVWAIGILFGFLGILIAYLIPFDPIYF, from the coding sequence ATGGCATTTATTATTTCACTTGATTATCAAACAATATTAATTATTTCAGGAATTTGTGGTCTTGTTTCGTTTTTATCAACATATTTAGTAATGCCTCGGCTCATAAACAAATTAAAAAATGCTGATGTGGTAGGTAAAGATATACATAAAATTTCTAGACCCATTGTTGCTGAAATGGGGGGAATTGGTATTCTTTTTGGATTCACCATAGGCATGTTTTTAGGTATTTATGCCTTTCCCCATATACAATATGAACTAATTATTACTCTTTTAGTTATTCTTTTAGTGGGAATTGTGGGTATGGTTGATGATTTAATCATGCTTTCATCTAAAGAGAAGCTTATTTTACTATTTTTAGCAGGCCTTCCTCTAATTTGGGTTGCACCTCCTCAAGTAGGTATTCTCTATTTGATAATGATGCCAATTTCCGTTTCTATTGCATCTAACCTAACAAATATGCTGGCTGGTTTAAATGGCATTGAATCCGGTTTAGGTTCCATTGCTATGATATCTTTAACAATATCATGCATTATAATGGGTAAATATAATGTTTCCATCATCACTATTGCCATGTTAGGTGCTTTACTGGCATTTTTGATGTATAATCGACACCCCTCCCGTGTATTCCCTGGGGATGTGGGGACCTTGATTATTGGCGCATGTATCGCAGCAGTTGCCTTTATTGGAAGAGTAAAGCTTATAGCTCTTATAATACTTTTACCTAATATTATAGATGGTATTTTAAAGTTTTACAGTGCGGGTGTTGTAGAAAGACAGAATCATACTCCTACCAAAGTGCGCGAAGACGGCAGGTTATTAGTGCCAGATGAAGGATTCAAATCATTAATACGTTGGATCTTAAGAAAACCAATGAAAGAGAGAAGTGTTGTAATAATTGTTTGGGCAATTGGAATTTTATTTGGATTTCTTGGAATTTTAATAGCTTATTTAATTCCTTTCGATCCAATCTATTTTTAA
- a CDS encoding DUF530 domain-containing protein: MNETVLIGKSEKFLSNIRRKKLNLDFISSLDGFMEIYQYLKDNLDELQNLKELMESKGYKAPYRSLSKYGSFAPGEVMVEEQHDVNRHNQYFRTKAAAKKNVLDRVKSAISSHKIALGHLEEFAVLYCKSCQKTYKVQDISNFDKFNCSCGMNDWELKLNKSGVFRTKMISHLPLSGDYMVKMSELTPWGRDSFKIIMKTLKQEKKGVVKTVSLVIKVMESGRWIRKRVSMDADDNLNYEKELRKRYGSNVRIEFLQFHRKKPTIINDRHTRTALALGYVKYSENCLKKYEDGIFKSMLHNLNNLKKYDILLNEAKNFVPTGFEELDSPEDIENAILDGLLKENKLIDSQGNLNPYLKSDIDLREKIKKNIFSKIPFVLILWDMTKYYLGTSFDRRTHYSGPFPNLRPILDRNQVKVFLDFDRDVLDVLTNHLNENIYYISNIQKVLLKKFEIEQKMKGLHMKVDPAGFGAAVLNIESGIDLNICADLFSVEIKTVKVEKNNINTMGKPNTKKAKKFLEMIKK, translated from the coding sequence ATGAATGAAACTGTTTTAATTGGTAAATCTGAAAAGTTTTTAAGCAATATTCGCCGAAAAAAACTTAATTTAGATTTTATTTCCTCCCTTGATGGGTTTATGGAGATTTACCAATATCTGAAGGATAACCTTGATGAATTACAGAACTTGAAAGAGTTAATGGAATCTAAGGGATATAAAGCCCCTTACCGTTCTCTCTCCAAGTACGGTTCATTTGCACCAGGTGAAGTCATGGTTGAGGAACAGCATGATGTTAATCGCCATAATCAATACTTCAGAACAAAAGCAGCCGCTAAAAAAAACGTACTAGATCGTGTAAAATCAGCCATATCCTCTCATAAAATTGCTTTAGGGCATCTGGAAGAATTTGCAGTTCTTTATTGCAAATCATGTCAAAAAACTTATAAAGTGCAGGATATTTCTAATTTTGATAAATTTAATTGTTCATGTGGAATGAATGATTGGGAATTAAAATTAAATAAATCAGGGGTATTCCGGACGAAAATGATTTCACATCTCCCTCTTTCGGGGGATTATATGGTAAAAATGTCTGAGCTGACACCCTGGGGAAGAGACTCTTTTAAGATAATAATGAAGACCTTAAAGCAAGAAAAAAAGGGTGTTGTAAAAACTGTTTCTCTGGTTATCAAGGTTATGGAATCGGGTAGATGGATTCGCAAAAGAGTATCTATGGATGCTGATGATAATCTAAACTATGAAAAAGAACTTAGAAAAAGGTATGGTTCCAATGTAAGGATAGAATTTTTACAATTTCATAGAAAAAAACCCACTATTATCAATGATCGCCATACTCGTACTGCATTGGCTTTAGGATATGTAAAATATTCTGAAAATTGTTTAAAAAAATACGAGGATGGGATTTTTAAATCCATGTTACATAACTTGAACAACCTTAAAAAGTATGATATATTATTAAATGAAGCTAAAAATTTTGTCCCCACGGGATTTGAAGAATTAGATAGCCCTGAAGATATTGAAAATGCTATACTGGATGGACTTCTAAAAGAAAATAAATTAATCGACTCACAGGGAAACTTAAATCCATACTTAAAAAGTGATATTGATCTTAGAGAGAAAATCAAAAAAAATATTTTTTCAAAAATTCCATTTGTTCTTATATTATGGGACATGACAAAGTATTATTTAGGCACGTCTTTTGATCGTAGAACTCATTATTCTGGACCTTTTCCTAATTTAAGGCCTATTTTAGATAGAAACCAGGTTAAAGTATTTTTAGATTTTGATAGGGACGTTTTGGATGTATTAACAAATCATCTAAATGAAAATATTTATTATATATCTAATATTCAAAAAGTACTACTTAAGAAATTTGAAATTGAGCAAAAAATGAAAGGATTGCATATGAAAGTTGATCCTGCGGGATTTGGTGCGGCGGTGCTTAATATTGAATCTGGAATAGACCTTAATATTTGTGCTGATTTATTTTCCGTGGAAATTAAAACTGTTAAAGTAGAAAAAAATAATATTAACACAATGGGAAAGCCCAATACTAAAAAAGCCAAGAAATTTTTAGAAATGATCAAAAAATAA
- a CDS encoding TIGR00304 family membrane protein, whose translation MIKGSTLVIAGFLIIMLGFFLIIVGSMWQVTSSDSKDVDSGGEIKTGGVIMIGPIPIIFGNDKGMVYIGVFLALILMIVSYFLFYRH comes from the coding sequence ATGATTAAAGGAAGCACATTGGTAATAGCGGGATTTTTAATTATAATGCTGGGGTTTTTTTTAATTATCGTCGGCAGTATGTGGCAGGTCACATCAAGTGATTCTAAAGATGTTGATTCTGGAGGAGAAATTAAAACTGGCGGGGTCATAATGATTGGACCCATACCCATAATATTTGGTAATGACAAGGGAATGGTATATATTGGGGTTTTCTTAGCATTAATTTTAATGATAGTGTCTTATTTCTTATTCTATCGCCACTGA
- the cobM gene encoding precorrin-4 C(11)-methyltransferase produces the protein MEGKVIFIGGGPGDPELLTVKGQKVIETAEIIIYAGSLVNKKILNCSSEGAKIYNSASMNLEDIIELMEKEVKNGKIVARVHTGDPSIYGAIGEQIRELENRKINYEIIPGVSSLFATAAALKTELTLPEISQTVIITRPEGRTPKPSKEQLSALAQHQATMCIFLGVHMIKDVVRDLLECYPLQTPVGVVKKASWDEELVVRGTLENISDKVKEAGITKTALIIVGKVLDPGDFKVSKLYDAEFTHEYREGSKDI, from the coding sequence ATGGAAGGTAAAGTTATTTTCATCGGAGGAGGTCCAGGCGACCCTGAATTATTGACAGTCAAAGGACAAAAAGTAATTGAAACTGCTGAAATCATTATTTATGCGGGTTCTTTGGTAAATAAAAAAATATTAAATTGTTCAAGTGAAGGTGCCAAGATTTACAATAGTGCATCCATGAATTTAGAAGATATAATCGAATTAATGGAAAAAGAGGTAAAGAACGGTAAGATAGTTGCAAGAGTTCATACTGGTGATCCATCTATATATGGTGCAATTGGTGAGCAGATAAGGGAATTAGAAAACAGAAAAATTAATTATGAAATCATACCTGGTGTAAGTTCCCTATTTGCTACAGCTGCTGCCCTTAAAACAGAATTAACTCTACCTGAAATTTCACAAACGGTTATAATAACTCGTCCTGAAGGTAGAACTCCTAAACCTTCAAAAGAACAACTTTCTGCTCTAGCACAACATCAAGCAACCATGTGCATTTTTTTAGGTGTTCACATGATTAAAGATGTGGTTCGTGATCTTTTAGAATGTTATCCTCTTCAAACACCGGTAGGTGTTGTAAAAAAAGCGTCATGGGATGAAGAACTGGTAGTCAGAGGCACTTTAGAAAATATTTCTGATAAAGTAAAAGAAGCTGGAATAACCAAGACTGCACTTATCATTGTAGGAAAAGTATTGGATCCTGGAGATTTTAAAGTATCTAAATTGTATGATGCTGAGTTTACACATGAATACAGGGAAGGTTCTAAAGATATTTAA